A single Stutzerimonas stutzeri DNA region contains:
- a CDS encoding YeeE/YedE family protein — protein MNIDWSNFTPWSSLAGGALIGLAVGIFVVANGRIAGISGLLAGILRPAGDGWLEKGLFLLGLALAPLLWLLSGDWPQVEFQTGPLGILLAGLLVGLGTRYGSGCTSGHGVCGLSRLSLRSLAATLCFMASGFATVYLMRHGLGR, from the coding sequence ATGAATATCGACTGGTCGAACTTCACGCCATGGAGCTCGTTGGCTGGCGGCGCGCTGATTGGTTTGGCCGTCGGGATATTCGTGGTCGCCAATGGCCGTATTGCTGGCATCAGCGGGCTGCTGGCCGGCATTCTGCGGCCTGCTGGTGACGGTTGGCTGGAGAAGGGCTTGTTTCTGCTGGGGCTGGCACTGGCGCCTTTGCTCTGGTTGCTGTCCGGCGACTGGCCGCAGGTCGAGTTTCAAACCGGGCCGCTGGGTATTTTGCTGGCCGGCCTGCTGGTTGGCCTTGGCACGCGCTACGGCTCTGGCTGCACCAGTGGGCATGGTGTTTGCGGGCTATCGCGACTCTCGCTGCGTTCGCTGGCCGCCACCCTGTGCTTCATGGCGAGCGGCTTTGCGACGGTCTACCTCATGCGTCATGGATTGGGGCGTTGA
- a CDS encoding ArsR/SmtB family transcription factor — MKRPDIQQLRANADAAGQLLKALGNPDRLLLLCQLAEGERSVSELEALLGIQQPTLSQQLGVLRREGLVATRREGKQIFYRIDSPPALAVINTLYQLFCAQEAE, encoded by the coding sequence GTGAAGCGACCAGACATACAACAGCTGCGAGCCAATGCCGATGCCGCCGGGCAGTTACTGAAGGCGCTGGGCAATCCGGATCGTTTGTTGTTGCTGTGCCAGTTGGCTGAAGGTGAGCGCAGTGTCAGCGAGTTGGAGGCCCTGCTTGGCATTCAGCAGCCGACGTTGTCCCAACAGTTGGGCGTGTTGCGCAGAGAAGGGCTGGTGGCGACGCGCCGCGAAGGCAAACAGATTTTCTATCGGATCGACAGTCCGCCGGCGCTGGCGGTAATCAATACGTTGTATCAACTGTTTTGTGCGCAAGAGGCCGAATGA
- a CDS encoding phosphoribosylaminoimidazolesuccinocarboxamide synthase produces MTTPNALSLKKIYSGKVRDLYEIDDKRMLMVATDRLSAFDVILAEPIPEKGKILTAISNFWFDKLAGLVPNHFTGDKIEDVVPADELPLVEGRAVVAKRLQPVAVEAIVRGYIVGSGWKEYQKTGTVCGIPLPAGLKEAAKLPEPIFTPSTKAAVGDHDENISFEQCEAIIGKALAAQIRDTSIALYSAAVEYAATRGIIIADTKFEFGLDEEGRLTLMDEVLTPDSSRFWPADSYQEGSNPPSFDKQFVRDWLESTGWNKEPPAPAVPADVAQKTADKYREALQRLTA; encoded by the coding sequence ATGACCACTCCCAATGCCCTCAGCCTGAAGAAAATCTACTCCGGCAAGGTTCGAGATCTGTACGAAATCGACGACAAGCGCATGCTCATGGTCGCCACCGACCGACTCTCCGCGTTCGACGTGATCCTCGCCGAGCCGATTCCGGAAAAAGGCAAGATACTCACGGCCATTTCCAACTTCTGGTTCGACAAGCTGGCAGGCCTGGTTCCCAATCACTTCACGGGCGACAAGATCGAAGATGTGGTCCCGGCCGATGAGCTGCCCCTGGTGGAAGGTCGCGCAGTGGTCGCCAAGCGTTTACAACCTGTTGCGGTGGAAGCCATCGTGCGCGGCTACATCGTCGGTTCCGGCTGGAAGGAATACCAGAAGACCGGAACCGTTTGCGGCATACCGCTTCCGGCTGGTCTGAAAGAGGCCGCCAAGCTGCCTGAGCCGATTTTCACCCCCTCGACCAAAGCCGCTGTGGGCGATCACGACGAGAACATCTCTTTCGAGCAGTGCGAGGCCATCATCGGCAAGGCGCTGGCGGCGCAGATCCGCGACACCTCCATCGCGCTCTACAGCGCAGCCGTCGAGTACGCCGCGACTCGCGGCATCATCATCGCCGACACCAAATTCGAATTCGGTCTCGACGAAGAAGGCCGGCTGACGCTCATGGACGAAGTGCTGACCCCCGACTCCAGCCGCTTCTGGCCTGCCGACAGCTACCAGGAAGGCAGCAACCCACCGAGCTTCGACAAACAGTTCGTTCGCGATTGGCTGGAATCGACGGGCTGGAACAAGGAGCCGCCAGCGCCGGCGGTGCCGGCAGACGTCGCACAAAAGACTGCCGACAAGTACCGCGAGGCCCTGCAGCGCCTGACGGCCTGA
- the bamC gene encoding outer membrane protein assembly factor BamC, translated as MKRLAGLSTLALIISGTSGCGWLWGEDGYFRDRGSDYLQAQQVRPMQPPAGADLRPIEPLLPIPQQVADTRATGEYEVPRPQRLLIAEEASEFSLQTSEDARWLVALRAPSQAWAAARQFFTDNGFQIAEERPQTGEFITAWQTRDQIAPALVRDLGLGDGETRVRVRIEPGVQRDTSEIFLLSVQRPAGSSADVPWPEASVNAELDRVLLDELQTGLNSSAAQGGSASLLAEREYDAPSRVTLSEAGSGTPLLQLDTDFNRAWSSVGRALAASDILVEDLDRSLGVYYINLSEGAANPDDKPGFFSRLFGGAPDREEIEARAERYQVRVSDVGSTIQVTLDKDLDTVAPADVARRVLNMLKDSLD; from the coding sequence ATGAAGCGACTGGCCGGCCTCTCGACCCTAGCCCTGATCATCTCTGGAACCAGCGGTTGTGGCTGGTTGTGGGGCGAAGACGGATATTTCCGCGACCGTGGTAGCGACTATCTCCAGGCACAGCAAGTGCGGCCGATGCAGCCTCCGGCTGGCGCAGACCTGCGTCCGATCGAGCCATTGTTGCCGATCCCTCAACAGGTAGCCGATACACGTGCCACAGGCGAGTACGAGGTGCCGCGGCCGCAACGCCTGTTGATTGCCGAAGAGGCCAGCGAGTTCAGCTTGCAGACCTCCGAAGACGCGCGCTGGCTCGTCGCATTGCGTGCGCCTTCCCAGGCATGGGCTGCTGCCCGACAGTTCTTCACCGACAACGGTTTTCAGATCGCCGAAGAGCGGCCGCAAACCGGCGAATTCATCACCGCATGGCAGACCCGTGACCAGATCGCCCCGGCGTTGGTGCGTGACCTCGGCCTGGGTGACGGCGAGACCCGTGTACGGGTTCGCATCGAGCCGGGCGTCCAGCGCGATACCAGCGAAATCTTCCTGCTCAGCGTTCAGCGTCCCGCCGGCAGCAGTGCCGATGTGCCCTGGCCTGAGGCCTCCGTCAATGCCGAGCTCGATCGGGTACTGCTCGACGAACTGCAGACCGGCCTGAACAGCAGTGCCGCCCAGGGCGGCTCAGCCTCGCTGCTTGCCGAGCGCGAGTACGATGCGCCTAGCCGCGTAACGCTCAGCGAAGCCGGCAGCGGCACTCCGCTGTTGCAGCTCGATACGGACTTCAATCGTGCCTGGTCCAGTGTCGGCCGAGCACTGGCTGCCAGCGACATCCTCGTCGAGGACCTGGACCGGAGCCTGGGCGTCTACTACATCAACCTGTCGGAAGGTGCCGCGAATCCGGACGACAAGCCTGGCTTCTTCTCCCGGTTGTTCGGCGGGGCGCCGGATCGAGAGGAGATCGAGGCTCGCGCCGAACGTTATCAGGTCCGCGTGAGCGATGTGGGCAGCACCATACAGGTGACGCTGGACAAGGACCTCGACACCGTAGCGCCCGCTGACGTCGCGCGTCGCGTGCTGAACATGCTCAAGGACAGCCTGGACTGA
- the dapA gene encoding 4-hydroxy-tetrahydrodipicolinate synthase — protein MIAGSMVALVTPMDAQGAIDWDSLSKLVDFHLQEGTNAIVAVGTTGESATLEVPEHIEVIRRVVDQVNGRIPVIAGTGANATREAVELTENAKAAGADACLLVTPYYNKPTQEGMYLHFRHIAEAVAIPQILYNVPGRTACDMLPETVERLSKVPNIVGIKEATGDLKRGQEVLDRVGKEFLVYSGDDATAVELMLMGGKGNISVTANVAPRAMSELCAAAMAGDAEKARAINALLMPLHQTLFLEANPIPVKWALHEMGLMQDGIRLPMTWLSQRCQEPLRDAMRQSGVLA, from the coding sequence ATGATTGCGGGCAGTATGGTGGCGCTGGTCACTCCCATGGACGCGCAGGGCGCTATTGATTGGGATAGCCTGAGCAAGCTGGTGGACTTCCATTTGCAGGAAGGCACCAATGCAATCGTTGCCGTCGGAACCACCGGCGAGTCGGCCACGCTCGAAGTGCCCGAGCATATCGAGGTGATCCGTCGGGTGGTGGACCAGGTCAATGGTCGCATCCCGGTTATCGCCGGCACCGGTGCCAACGCCACTCGAGAAGCCGTCGAACTGACCGAGAATGCCAAAGCGGCAGGCGCGGATGCCTGCCTGCTGGTCACGCCGTATTACAACAAGCCGACCCAGGAAGGCATGTACCTGCACTTCCGCCATATCGCCGAAGCGGTGGCGATTCCGCAGATCCTCTATAACGTGCCCGGGCGTACCGCCTGCGACATGCTGCCGGAAACCGTCGAGCGTCTGTCCAAGGTGCCGAATATCGTCGGGATCAAGGAAGCGACCGGTGATCTCAAGCGCGGCCAGGAAGTGCTCGACCGCGTCGGTAAGGAATTTCTCGTCTATTCCGGTGACGACGCCACAGCCGTCGAACTGATGCTGATGGGCGGCAAGGGCAATATTTCCGTCACCGCCAACGTCGCCCCGCGTGCCATGAGCGAGCTTTGCGCGGCGGCCATGGCCGGCGACGCGGAAAAAGCGCGCGCCATCAATGCATTGCTGATGCCGCTGCATCAAACCTTGTTCCTCGAGGCCAACCCGATCCCGGTGAAGTGGGCACTGCATGAGATGGGGCTGATGCAGGACGGTATTCGACTGCCCATGACCTGGCTCAGCCAGCGTTGCCAGGAGCCGCTTCGCGACGCTATGCGTCAATCCGGTGTGCTGGCCTGA